TCAAATGAAAATGATAGGATTTATTTTTTAGGAAAAGGAGTTGATGATGTTAGTACTGTAATTAGGAAATGTGGTACATTAAAGCCGTGTTTTCATGGATGTGATGCGCATTCGAACGACAAAGTATTTCAACCTGATTTTAATAGGTTTTGTTGGATAAAAGCTGATCCAACCTTTGAAGGACTTAAACAGACACTTTATGAACCTGGAGATAGGGTTAGAATTCAGTCAATGCAACCAGATTCAAAAATGGATAGGTTTGTTATTTCCCAACTTGAATTTCTTGACAGTGGGAATTTATTTGGGAATCAAAAGATTTTTCTAAATGAAAATCTTAATGCAATTATTGGAGGTAAATCATCCGGAAAATCTCTACTATTATTTTCTACTGCAAAAAGTATTGATCCAGATCAAGTAGAAAAAACATCAAAAAGGTTAAATTTTGATGGGTATACTTTCAATTCTAATTTTAATTTCAAGGTTATATGGAAAAATGGTGATACTGATTTATTGAATGATTTAAAAGGAGCCAAAGAACACAAAATAATATACATTCCACAACTTTACATTAATTATTTAGTTGAAAAAAACAACAAGAAAGAGTTAAATGATTTGGTTCAAAATATTCTTCAACAAGACCCAACGTTTAAGAAATTTTATGATCAATCAACTCTATTGATTAGGAATATTACTTCACAAATAGATTTACTTTTAAATGAATACTTGGCTATGAGAAATAATGGGAAAGAACTCGTTTTGAAAATAAAGGAATCAGGTAAATCTGAAACTATAAGAAATGGGATTGCAAAACTTGAATCTGATATTTCAGACGGACAGAAAGCTGCTAAGCTTAGTTCAGAAGATATAATTGATTACAATAAATTATTAGCAGAAAAAAATACTAATGATTCAAATTTAAAAAAATTATATTTAGAACAGAATGTTGCAAACAGATTATTAGAAGAGTTAATTTCTACTAGGATTAATTTACTTGGAGATAGTACTCAGAATGACAAGATTAAATTGAAAGGAAAACTTAATAAAACTTTAGATGATTTAATAGAAATACCTGATTACATGTTAAAATTAAAAGCGAACATTGAAATTGATTACGATAAAATGATTGATAACTTAAGAAATGAAATTTTAAAATTACGGTTTGATGAAAAAATACTAATAGTCGAGGAAAAGATTAAAGTTAATTTAAGAAATCTGGAACCTTACTTTAGAAAAATTGAAGACCAAAAAGAATTAGTAAAGCTTACTAATAAATTGGAAGCTGAAAAAAAGAAACTCGATGATATTGTTATATTAGAAAACCTTTACCAAAAATTACTTATAGAATATGCACAAATGAGGAGTAAAATTACAGAATTATTGATTAATAGATTTAGTGAGTACAAGAGAATAGTGGAAAAAATTAATGATACCAAAAGTAATATAGGTTCCGATATTGAGTTAAGTTGTGAGCTAATTTATAAATTAGAAAAATTCAATTTTTATGAACAAGTTAATAAAACTACAATTGGAAGCGAACACTTATTAAATGATTTTATAAACGGTGAGTATGTAAAATATGATTCAATAATTGACTTATTTAGTAAACCACTTAGATTTAATAACTCAATGCTAAGCGATAATAATGAAGTAAATATTACAATGAAAGTTAATGTTACTTTTGAAGATATATTGAAAGGATTAGTAAAAGATAATTTTGAAATTGAATATTCCGTAAAGTACCAAGGCGATAATTTGTTGCACATGTCTCCAGGTAAAAAAGGAACAGTTTTGTTAATCCTTTTTTTACAAATGAGTTCTTCTGAATATCCAATATTGATTGATCAACCAGAAGATAATTTAGATAACAGAACTATTTATGATTTGCTTTGCAAAATGATTAAGGACAAGAAAAAGGATAGGCAAATAATAATTGTTTCTCATAATGCAAATTTGGTTGTAGCTACAGATGCAGAAAATATTATTGTGGCGAATCAAGAAGGACAAGAATCGATGTTAGAACAAGGTAAATACCGATTTGAATATGTAAATGGTGCCTTAGAACATTCGTTTAAAGTAACAAATGATACTATACCTCTTCTATTTAAGCAAGGAATACGGGAGCACGTATGTGATATACTTGAAGGTGGGAATGAAGCATTTAAACAAAGGGAAAAAAAATACTCTATAAAATAAAATTGCTTAAAGAATTTTTTATACATGACTTGCCGATGAACAATTACTCAGAATTGAGTTTAGTCGTGTTAAGATGAGTGCCTATTTAAATTCATCATATTCTTTTTACTCTTGATAAGTCTTTCATTAATAAATTAAACATCTGTCCTGCAAGGAATGATTTAAACTCTGGGTTGTCATTGTATTCTTTGAACACCTCAAAGTTACTGTCAATGTGATTCATCATTTTCTCTTTTAATATCTCTGTAAATGTGATTTCAGCATTTTGCAAGTCATTCCTTTCTAAGGATGCATGAATATTTTCCATAGCAGATTTATCTTCTTTAACATCCTGCATAAGTTCCACTGTCATTTTCCGTACTTTGTCTTCGTTTGTAAAGTTCGTACCAAATCTATCATTGAATTCTTTGACAATTTTGGAAAGGTAGTCAAGTTCAGGCTCTGCAACACCACCTTTCATTTCTGAAGAAGGCATAAGTTCTTTTCCTGGATCAAGTGGAATAAAAGATGTTCCATGATTTATGTATTTCAAACTATCTAAATCAATTGTATCTGTAATTCCTTTTGTTAAATCTTCACCTTCCTGTCTCGGTATTTTATTTTGTAAATGATTAAGAAAAATATATAATCGCTCCAGATAAGGATTTGTAAATGGAACAATTTGCGCTAGAAAAACATACAGGCGGACATATGATTTGCATTTTGTTCTGAAATCTTCTTGAGTTTTTTCGTCTAATGTGGTGAAAAAAATATTTGCAACAGCATCTAAAATAATATGTAGTTGGTCAATAGCAACGCCCTTAATTATCTTATCTGAAAATTCTTGCACTTGTGAAACAGTATAAATTTGAAAATTATCTAAAGCATTCTGCAAATCAAATAATTTATTAGGATCAGTTGCTTCACCTAAGACTGTTGTTTCGTAGTATGGTTCAAACGCTTGCTTTATTTCATCAGTTGTATTAGCAAAATCTAAAACAAATGTTTCAGACTTCCCTTGTATAGTTCTGTTAAGTCTTGATAGTGTTTGAACTGCACTAACCCCGCCTAATTTCTTATCAACATACATTGTATGCAAAAGCGGTTGATCAAAACCAGTTTGGTATTTATTTGCTACTATTAAAAATCGGTTTTCATTTTTTTTGAACTCTTCAGGTATGTGTGCACTCGAAAAACCATTCATGCTTTGTTCTGTTTGTCCATCAATTTCACCTGAGAAAGCTACAATAGCTTTAAACGGTAAGCCATTATCGTTTAAGAATTCATCAAAAGCTTTTTTGTATTTTATAGCATTTCTTCTACTACTTGATACAACCATTGCTTTCGCTAGTCCATTAATTTTATGTTGTGAAATAACTGAATCTAAAAAGTGAGTAATCATTATTGCAGATTTTTTTGCAATATTTAGTTCGTGACTTTCTACATACACTCTTAATTTCTTTTGTGCTTTTTTCTTATCATACTTTGGGTCTTGCTCAATTTTCTTTAATAGTGAAAAATGACTGCTGTAAGTTGTATAATATTTCAACACATCTAAAATAAACACTTCTTCTATAGCTTGCTTCATCGAATATAAATGGAAAGCTCTGAATTTATCTTTACCATCAGCGTGATATTTCGTTCCGAATAACTCCAGTGTTTTCGATTTTGGAGTTGCTGTAAAAGCAAAGTAACTTGCATTACTTAACATCTTACGGCTCTTTAATATTTCAACAATCATATCTTCAGTGGTAAATTCATCGTGATTATCTTTTTCAACTACTTCAAATTCATCTTTATCGACTTCAATTTTTTCAAACTCTTTAGATAGCGTTGCATTTAGTTTTCCCGCAGTGTTGCCACTTTGACTGCTATGCGCTTCATCTATAATTATTGCAAAATTAGTTCCGGGTAATTCTCCAATTTCATTAACTACATAAGGAAATTTTTGAATTGTTGTGATAATGATTTTCTTTCCGTTTTCAAGAGCTTCCTTTAAATGTTTTGAACCTTTATCTATTGGTTCAACTATACCGGATACCTGTTCAAACTGTTTTATATTGCGTTGTATTTGAGTATCAAGAACAATTCGGTCAGTAACCACAATAACGGAATCGAAAATTATTTTCTTGTTGGATTTATCATATAAACTGACTAGCTGATGTGATAACCAGCTTATTGAATTACTCTTTCCTGAACCTGCTGAATGTTGAATTAGATAACGCTTACCTGCCCCATGTTCTTTAGCATCTGATAATAAATTTCGAACTGCATCTAGTTGATGATATCGAGGGAATATCAATTTCTTTTTTTTCCCTTTCTTAATTTTTCCATCTGCTAAAACCTTCTCTGATTCTTCTTCAATTAGCTGAACATAGTTTTGTATAATGTTGGTGATACTATCCTTAGTTAATATTTCTTTCCAAAGATAATCTGTCTTTATTCCTGAATCATTAGCTGGATTTCCCGCACCATTTCTGTTACCTTTGTTGAATGGGAGAAAGTAAGAATCATTTCCTCTTAAATGTGTGCACATCCAAACTTGTTCTGTATCGACTGCAAAGTGAACCAAACATCTTGCCAGCCTGAATAATTCTTCTTTGGGGTCTCGGGTAGTCTTATATTGGATTATTGCATGCTTAACGTTTTGCTTAGTCAGTTCATTTTTAAGTTCAAATGTAATTACAGGTAAACCATTTATGAACACAATTAAATCCAATGACTTTTCATTTTTTGAACTATAATGAACTTGGCGTGTTACTGAGAAAATATTTTTTGAGTATAATTCAGTATCTTTTTTGTTAAGTGCTGATACAGGTTTATCATAAAACAATATTAACTTGATACCCGTTTTACCATCAGTTATCTCTGTTCGAAGTAAGTTCACTATTCCGCCAAGACATTTATCATTAACAACAGTTTCGTCTTTTATTTTACGATTAATAAGTCTCTTAATATTTTGTTCATAATTTTCCTTATGTTCAAGTTTCAGTTTTTCAACTTCTCTTGGTTGAGTATTTTCTAAAAACTTAAAAAACAATTCTTCATCAATACAGTCTACTCGGTTGTATTGTTCGAAGTGCCGTTCTATAAATCCATTCACCAAACACAAATGTTGTGTGATATGAGATTCCAAACCTTTTTCCGACGTATCTGTTGGCATATTAAAAAATTATTAAGTTTGTGTTAGATAAAGATGGAATAGTAAATTCTATTGGTTCTCGTTCCGGCAAGTTGAAAGTGAAATTTGCAGGGATATCATTTTGTATGTTAATTATACTATTACCTTTTCCATTAAAAAATGCATGCACTTTTTTTAATAATTTAACTTTCCAATCAAAAGTATTTCCAGTTAAGTTGTTTTCGCCATAGATCTTCCTGAAATTATTATCTCTTTCTTTTTCTAAAAGATTATAATATTCGTTAAATCGTGAAATTATAGCTTCGGAAAATCGTTCGCGATTTAACAGTTCTATTGGGTTAACTTTAAGATATTCACCTAATGTTAATGTTATCTCATCATTCAAAGAGTTGGAATTAAATGTATCAACATACTGATTTCTGAAATAAGAAAATTTTACCAACATAATTTCATAAAGAATATTTTCAAACTCATTTTCTCCGTTTAACTCAAAAACTTCTGAGGCAATTTCTCTTTTATTTTCGTCAACATAACATGTTCTAAATTTATGAACTTTTCCATCATATAAATTTACGTTCGCTATTGAAGCTTCGCTATCCATTTTAGTTATTGTTAAAAAAGTTGTAATGAATAGTAATGGTTCTTCAAGTTCATCAAACTTTTTTAAATCTGTTATTCTAGGAAATGCGTACATCACCGATTTATCAGATATTCCCCTTCTTACAAGCTCATCAGATAATTTTTTCAATGCTTCATGTTGATCATGGTCTGAATTATCATTAAACTTAAATTCTATATTGGGATTTGGAATTTTTTTAGAATTATAAAACTTACTACCTGTTATTGTATTCCAATCACTATGTTTACCACTTTTGAATTG
The genomic region above belongs to Bacteroidota bacterium and contains:
- a CDS encoding type I restriction endonuclease subunit R, which encodes MPTDTSEKGLESHITQHLCLVNGFIERHFEQYNRVDCIDEELFFKFLENTQPREVEKLKLEHKENYEQNIKRLINRKIKDETVVNDKCLGGIVNLLRTEITDGKTGIKLILFYDKPVSALNKKDTELYSKNIFSVTRQVHYSSKNEKSLDLIVFINGLPVITFELKNELTKQNVKHAIIQYKTTRDPKEELFRLARCLVHFAVDTEQVWMCTHLRGNDSYFLPFNKGNRNGAGNPANDSGIKTDYLWKEILTKDSITNIIQNYVQLIEEESEKVLADGKIKKGKKKKLIFPRYHQLDAVRNLLSDAKEHGAGKRYLIQHSAGSGKSNSISWLSHQLVSLYDKSNKKIIFDSVIVVTDRIVLDTQIQRNIKQFEQVSGIVEPIDKGSKHLKEALENGKKIIITTIQKFPYVVNEIGELPGTNFAIIIDEAHSSQSGNTAGKLNATLSKEFEKIEVDKDEFEVVEKDNHDEFTTEDMIVEILKSRKMLSNASYFAFTATPKSKTLELFGTKYHADGKDKFRAFHLYSMKQAIEEVFILDVLKYYTTYSSHFSLLKKIEQDPKYDKKKAQKKLRVYVESHELNIAKKSAIMITHFLDSVISQHKINGLAKAMVVSSSRRNAIKYKKAFDEFLNDNGLPFKAIVAFSGEIDGQTEQSMNGFSSAHIPEEFKKNENRFLIVANKYQTGFDQPLLHTMYVDKKLGGVSAVQTLSRLNRTIQGKSETFVLDFANTTDEIKQAFEPYYETTVLGEATDPNKLFDLQNALDNFQIYTVSQVQEFSDKIIKGVAIDQLHIILDAVANIFFTTLDEKTQEDFRTKCKSYVRLYVFLAQIVPFTNPYLERLYIFLNHLQNKIPRQEGEDLTKGITDTIDLDSLKYINHGTSFIPLDPGKELMPSSEMKGGVAEPELDYLSKIVKEFNDRFGTNFTNEDKVRKMTVELMQDVKEDKSAMENIHASLERNDLQNAEITFTEILKEKMMNHIDSNFEVFKEYNDNPEFKSFLAGQMFNLLMKDLSRVKRI